A single genomic interval of Mycolicibacterium sp. MU0053 harbors:
- a CDS encoding SDR family NAD(P)-dependent oxidoreductase gives MTRVAVVTGGASGMGEATCHELGRRGYRVAVMDMNVDAAQRVTDDLRGNGITAVAAGADVTDRTQVEDGFAKIRGELGPVGILVTSAGLFGFAAFADITVESWQRMIDVNLTGTFHCCQVALPDMVDAKWGRIVMISSSSAQRGTPFAAHYASSKGALLTLTKSLAREYASAGITVNNIPPSGIETPMQHQSQAAGHLPSNETIAGNIPLGRLGTGADIAAAVGFLCSDEAGFITGQTLGVNGGAVM, from the coding sequence ATGACGCGGGTAGCGGTGGTGACCGGCGGCGCGTCGGGAATGGGGGAAGCGACGTGTCACGAGTTGGGCCGCCGCGGGTACCGGGTAGCGGTTATGGATATGAATGTCGATGCGGCGCAGCGGGTCACCGATGATCTTCGCGGCAACGGGATCACCGCGGTGGCCGCGGGTGCAGACGTCACCGACCGCACTCAGGTCGAAGACGGCTTCGCCAAGATCCGCGGCGAACTCGGCCCCGTCGGCATCCTGGTCACCAGCGCGGGTTTGTTCGGCTTCGCCGCGTTCGCCGACATCACCGTCGAGTCCTGGCAGCGCATGATCGACGTCAACCTGACCGGCACCTTTCACTGCTGTCAGGTGGCGCTGCCGGACATGGTGGACGCGAAATGGGGCCGCATCGTGATGATCTCGTCGTCGAGCGCCCAACGCGGCACCCCCTTCGCCGCGCACTACGCGTCGTCCAAGGGCGCGCTGCTGACCCTCACGAAATCCCTGGCCCGCGAGTACGCGTCGGCTGGTATCACGGTCAACAACATCCCGCCCTCGGGGATCGAAACACCGATGCAGCACCAGTCCCAGGCTGCCGGCCACCTGCCGTCGAATGAGACGATCGCCGGCAACATACCCCTCGGCCGGCTGGGCACCGGTGCCGATATCGCTGCGGCAGTGGGCTTTCTGTGTTCGGACGAGGCCGGCTTCATCACCGGGCAGACCCTTGGCGTCAACGGCGGGGCCGTGATGTGA
- a CDS encoding metal-dependent hydrolase family protein: MTAAAEAGSGATVLRAARWADVAAGVVHSPAVIVVDGNRITAVNPEGPLPDPGTEIDLGDVTLLPGLMDMELNLLIGGPGSPEGLPTPMHGVQDDPAYRTLRGAVNARTTLDAGFTTVRNLGLMVKTGGYLLDVALQRAIDQGWHPGPRIYPAGHAVTPYGGHLDPTVFQRLAPGVMPLTVAEGIANGVPDVIACVRYQIRHGAKLIKVSASGGVMSHSTAPGAQQYSDAEFAAIADEAHRAGVRVAAHAVGDTAIRACIRAGIDCIEHGFLASDETLQMMVDHGTFLVSTTYLTDAMAIDRIAPELRKKALEVFPRAKAMLPKAIAAGVKIACGTDAPAIPHGQNARELGALVERGMTPMQALQAATVVSADLLDAAAELGRLAPGYLADIIAVPGDPSVDITTTRDVRFVMKDGKIVKRA; the protein is encoded by the coding sequence GTGACTGCCGCGGCCGAGGCCGGGTCCGGGGCCACGGTTCTGCGGGCGGCCCGCTGGGCCGACGTCGCCGCGGGGGTCGTTCATTCGCCCGCGGTGATCGTGGTGGACGGCAACCGCATCACTGCTGTGAACCCGGAAGGACCGCTGCCCGACCCGGGCACCGAGATCGACCTCGGCGACGTCACTCTGCTGCCCGGCCTGATGGACATGGAACTCAACCTGCTCATCGGCGGGCCCGGCAGCCCCGAGGGTCTCCCCACCCCGATGCACGGGGTACAGGACGACCCGGCCTACCGAACCCTGCGCGGCGCGGTCAACGCCCGCACCACGCTCGACGCCGGATTCACCACCGTGCGGAACCTGGGTCTGATGGTCAAGACCGGCGGCTATCTGCTCGACGTGGCCCTGCAACGCGCGATCGACCAGGGCTGGCATCCGGGTCCGCGCATCTACCCCGCCGGGCATGCCGTCACGCCGTACGGGGGGCACCTGGACCCCACCGTGTTTCAACGCCTGGCGCCGGGCGTCATGCCGTTGACCGTTGCCGAGGGTATCGCCAACGGCGTGCCCGACGTGATCGCATGTGTGCGCTACCAGATCCGGCACGGCGCCAAGCTGATCAAGGTTTCGGCGTCCGGCGGGGTGATGTCGCACAGCACCGCACCGGGCGCACAGCAGTACTCGGATGCCGAGTTCGCGGCGATCGCAGACGAGGCGCACCGCGCCGGGGTCCGGGTGGCCGCGCACGCGGTCGGCGACACCGCGATCCGGGCCTGCATCCGCGCCGGGATCGACTGCATCGAGCACGGCTTCCTCGCCAGCGACGAAACGCTCCAGATGATGGTCGACCACGGCACTTTTCTGGTGTCGACCACGTATCTGACGGATGCGATGGCCATCGACCGGATCGCGCCGGAGCTGCGGAAGAAGGCGCTCGAGGTCTTCCCCCGCGCAAAGGCGATGCTGCCCAAGGCCATTGCGGCCGGGGTGAAGATCGCCTGCGGTACCGACGCCCCCGCGATCCCGCACGGGCAGAACGCCAGGGAACTCGGCGCGCTCGTCGAGCGCGGAATGACACCGATGCAGGCACTGCAGGCGGCGACGGTGGTCAGCGCCGACCTGCTGGACGCGGCGGCCGAACTCGGCCGCCTGGCTCCGGGCTACCTGGCCGACATCATCGCCGTGCCGGGCGACCCGAGCGTCGACATCACCACCACACGCGACGTGCGATTCGTCATGAAGGACGGGAAGATCGTCAAACGGGCGTGA
- a CDS encoding 2Fe-2S iron-sulfur cluster-binding protein: protein MHPVTRPFDAVEAVPVPDSNGFSPLRVKRVVQETDDAVSLILDVPAADRERFDYRAGQFVTLRVFVNGQEHRRCYSMSSSPAVETDLRITVKRDRDGLVSNWLNDTATAGDELHTAPPEGRFVLADTDRDLVAFAGGSGITPVFSLIRTALATTSRRVGLYYANRNRDSVIFGPSLTQLAEAYGERFTVHHHLDHDAGMVAPQQLIAFIRDFSDAEAYICGPAPFMDTAEAALHAAGIPKPRVHLERFTVAAAPAPDPRAAAVTEEVTIELNRSTVTVPYRAGNTLLQTARLAGLKAPSSCETGSCGTCMAQVTEGAARMLNNDALDEDEVADGWVVTCQSLPTTRTVRVVYE, encoded by the coding sequence GTGCATCCCGTGACTCGGCCTTTCGACGCGGTCGAGGCGGTGCCCGTTCCCGATTCGAACGGGTTCTCGCCGCTGCGCGTGAAGCGGGTAGTGCAGGAGACCGACGACGCGGTGTCCCTGATCCTCGATGTACCGGCCGCCGACCGGGAACGCTTCGACTATCGCGCCGGCCAGTTCGTCACGCTCCGGGTGTTCGTCAACGGTCAGGAGCATCGGCGGTGCTACTCGATGTCGTCCTCGCCCGCGGTGGAAACGGACCTGAGGATCACCGTCAAACGCGATCGCGACGGACTGGTCTCCAACTGGCTCAACGACACCGCCACCGCCGGCGACGAATTACACACCGCACCGCCCGAGGGCCGCTTCGTCCTTGCCGACACCGACCGGGACCTCGTTGCCTTCGCCGGCGGCAGCGGGATCACGCCGGTGTTCTCACTGATCCGCACCGCATTGGCCACCACCTCCCGACGGGTGGGGCTCTACTACGCCAACCGCAACCGCGACTCGGTGATCTTCGGTCCGTCGTTGACGCAGTTGGCCGAGGCCTACGGCGAGCGCTTCACCGTGCACCACCACCTCGATCACGATGCGGGCATGGTGGCGCCGCAACAGCTCATCGCTTTCATCCGCGACTTCAGCGATGCCGAGGCCTACATCTGCGGGCCCGCACCGTTCATGGACACCGCCGAGGCCGCGCTGCATGCAGCCGGCATTCCCAAGCCGCGGGTTCACCTGGAGCGTTTCACCGTTGCCGCGGCGCCGGCACCCGATCCGAGGGCCGCCGCAGTCACCGAGGAAGTGACCATCGAACTCAACCGAAGCACGGTGACGGTGCCGTACCGGGCCGGCAATACGCTGCTGCAGACCGCCCGCCTGGCCGGACTCAAGGCCCCGTCGTCCTGCGAAACCGGTTCGTGCGGAACGTGTATGGCGCAGGTGACGGAGGGGGCGGCGCGGATGCTCAACAATGACGCCCTCGACGAGGACGAGGTGGCCGACGGCTGGGTGGTCACCTGCCAGTCGCTACCGACCACCCGGACGGTACGGGTGGTCTACGAGTGA
- a CDS encoding enoyl-CoA hydratase/isomerase family protein: MNDERKLIVERSGPVTTVTLNRPRVHNALDRDLSEQLNHAVREIRDDRECRVVVLQGAGDTFCAGDDVAEFSSWDEEIAGRQIRLYQETAKIIEDLTKMTIAKVDGIAVGGGLELTLVCDFVVATDRSRWGMPEIDWEITPGWGGTSRLAGFAGRRKTKEWNLIGALFDAATAEKYNLINRLTTPEQLDAEVEALTEVLLEKNPRTLERTKKCLNYGADNIAVGLALEAEWIGRHKTDGVSDFRDRERRQQRRQRSKTFWQD; encoded by the coding sequence ATGAATGACGAACGGAAGTTGATCGTGGAGCGTTCCGGTCCGGTGACCACGGTGACGTTGAATCGGCCCCGGGTGCACAACGCGTTGGACCGCGACCTGTCCGAGCAGCTCAACCACGCCGTACGGGAGATTCGCGACGACCGGGAGTGCCGGGTGGTGGTGCTCCAGGGCGCCGGCGACACCTTCTGCGCCGGCGATGACGTCGCCGAGTTCAGTAGCTGGGACGAGGAGATCGCCGGCCGGCAGATCCGGCTGTACCAGGAGACCGCGAAGATCATCGAGGACTTGACGAAGATGACGATCGCGAAGGTCGATGGGATCGCCGTCGGCGGCGGCCTCGAACTCACCCTGGTCTGCGACTTTGTGGTGGCCACCGATCGGTCGCGGTGGGGGATGCCGGAAATCGATTGGGAGATCACCCCGGGGTGGGGCGGCACCAGTCGGCTGGCCGGGTTTGCCGGGCGCCGAAAGACCAAGGAGTGGAACCTGATAGGTGCCCTCTTCGACGCCGCGACCGCGGAGAAGTACAACCTGATCAACCGTCTCACCACACCGGAGCAACTCGACGCCGAGGTCGAGGCCTTGACCGAGGTGTTGTTGGAGAAGAACCCACGCACCCTCGAGAGGACCAAGAAGTGCCTGAACTACGGCGCCGACAACATTGCCGTCGGCCTCGCGCTCGAGGCCGAATGGATCGGTCGCCACAAGACCGACGGGGTCTCCGACTTCCGGGACCGGGAACGTCGTCAGCAGCGGCGACAGCGATCAAAGACGTTCTGGCAGGACTGA
- a CDS encoding MarR family winged helix-turn-helix transcriptional regulator, whose product MELTDNTLWLLKQAFYFSLTSVNDAVKGHGVSTAQIGVLRQLANEPGLSGAELARRLLITPQGVQLALTALEKRGLVERKQDPQHGRIRQVFLTDEGRAVAGAVVSDAIAAHDKVFGVLTPAEQQQLRALLARIVEQGTGHTLFADHVES is encoded by the coding sequence ATGGAACTCACCGACAACACGTTGTGGCTGCTCAAGCAAGCCTTCTACTTCTCTTTGACCTCCGTGAACGACGCGGTCAAGGGCCACGGCGTGAGCACCGCCCAGATCGGCGTGCTGCGCCAGTTGGCCAACGAGCCCGGCCTGTCGGGCGCCGAACTGGCTCGCCGTCTGCTGATCACCCCGCAAGGCGTGCAGCTGGCCCTGACCGCCCTGGAGAAGCGCGGCCTGGTCGAGCGCAAGCAGGACCCGCAACACGGTCGCATCCGGCAGGTCTTCCTCACCGACGAGGGCCGCGCAGTAGCCGGTGCCGTGGTCAGTGACGCCATTGCGGCCCACGACAAAGTGTTCGGCGTCCTGACGCCGGCCGAACAGCAACAGCTGCGCGCCCTGCTCGCCCGCATCGTCGAGCAAGGTACCGGGCACACCCTCTTCGCCGACCACGTCGAGAGCTAG
- a CDS encoding helix-turn-helix transcriptional regulator: MSTGSALLRPRDADALRAELRHLASHGGIPVLFGGQVHDGILLLSEFVGTRTGLLRGVVVQPSSGLGGASMVAGRPLSVADYRTASTITHDYDIPVLSEGIQSVLAVPVVVDGAPRAMLYGAYRSGAPMGGRAVELMIDSGRRLADELRIRDEVDRRLRLRQAQVAGAASPETIRQVHAELRRLAADAEPGMREHLQQLAEQLAGRPGPAAVRLTPRERDVLAQVALGCTNAEAAERLSLRIETVKSYLRSAAGKLGAGTRHEAVSQARLQGLIP, encoded by the coding sequence ATGTCGACCGGTTCGGCGCTGCTGCGACCGCGCGATGCCGACGCACTGCGGGCCGAGTTGCGTCACCTCGCGTCCCACGGGGGCATTCCGGTGTTGTTCGGTGGCCAGGTGCACGACGGCATCTTGCTGCTCAGCGAGTTCGTCGGCACCCGGACGGGGTTGCTGCGCGGCGTGGTGGTGCAGCCGAGTTCGGGGCTCGGCGGCGCCAGCATGGTGGCCGGTCGGCCGTTGTCGGTCGCCGATTACCGGACCGCGTCGACCATCACCCACGATTACGACATCCCCGTGCTCTCGGAGGGCATCCAGTCGGTGTTGGCGGTGCCCGTGGTCGTCGACGGGGCGCCGCGGGCGATGCTGTACGGCGCGTACCGCTCGGGTGCCCCGATGGGCGGTCGGGCCGTCGAGCTCATGATCGATTCGGGTCGCCGGTTGGCCGACGAGCTACGCATCCGCGATGAGGTGGACCGACGACTGCGGTTGCGGCAGGCGCAGGTCGCCGGCGCCGCGAGCCCGGAGACCATCCGGCAGGTCCACGCGGAGCTGCGCCGGCTCGCCGCCGATGCGGAGCCGGGAATGCGTGAGCACCTGCAGCAGCTGGCCGAACAGCTCGCGGGGCGCCCCGGGCCCGCGGCAGTACGACTGACGCCCCGCGAGCGTGACGTGCTCGCGCAGGTCGCCCTCGGTTGCACCAACGCTGAAGCGGCCGAACGACTTTCGCTGCGGATCGAGACGGTGAAGAGCTATCTGCGCAGCGCGGCCGGCAAGCTGGGCGCGGGTACCCGCCACGAAGCGGTCTCGCAAGCCCGGCTGCAGGGACTCATTCCGTAG
- a CDS encoding aromatic ring-hydroxylating oxygenase subunit alpha: MAMQWPKPAEGSWTEHYPELGTGPISFRDSTSPEFYEDEREAIFKRAWLNISRVEETPDTGSYITRRVEAADASFIVVKDDRGQIRAFHNTCRRRGHTVVDVDYRSTELRDTGTAFECRHCGWRYGLDGTLQSVPDSERFPHLDRADFGLVAVHCEVWAGFVFVNFDEKPRQTLREFLGPMVTGLDDYPFGKLTERYDWVAHNNSNWKIFADAFQEYYHVPALHTQQVPPEVRQPNAGFTCAHFQLDGPHRVVSTAGTRRWLLAPEYMYPIERATGSGLVGPWRTPDLGDLPAGLNPGGIEPWGISNFQIFPNLEILIYGGWYLVYRYWPTSYNTHRYEAYTYFHPARTVRERIEHEVAAVVLKEFALQDAGMLGGTQAALEYDVIDEFPVNDQEILVRHLHKTAVDWVAAYRSERTPAGASQ, from the coding sequence ATGGCGATGCAATGGCCGAAGCCGGCTGAGGGTTCCTGGACCGAGCATTACCCGGAACTCGGCACTGGACCGATCTCGTTCCGCGACTCGACGTCCCCGGAGTTCTATGAGGATGAGCGCGAAGCCATCTTCAAACGGGCCTGGCTCAACATCAGTCGCGTCGAGGAAACCCCCGATACCGGCAGCTACATCACCCGGCGGGTGGAGGCCGCCGACGCCTCGTTCATTGTGGTGAAAGACGACCGCGGCCAGATCCGGGCCTTCCACAACACCTGCCGTCGGCGCGGCCACACCGTGGTGGACGTGGACTATCGCAGCACTGAACTACGCGACACCGGAACCGCATTCGAATGCCGGCACTGTGGTTGGCGCTATGGGCTCGACGGCACACTGCAATCCGTCCCGGACTCGGAGCGCTTCCCGCATCTGGACCGCGCAGATTTCGGCCTGGTTGCCGTGCACTGTGAGGTGTGGGCCGGCTTCGTGTTCGTCAACTTCGACGAGAAGCCGCGGCAGACGCTGCGAGAGTTTCTGGGCCCCATGGTCACCGGGCTCGACGACTACCCCTTCGGCAAGCTCACCGAGCGTTACGACTGGGTCGCCCACAACAACAGCAACTGGAAGATCTTCGCCGACGCCTTCCAGGAGTACTACCACGTGCCGGCCCTGCACACCCAGCAGGTGCCGCCAGAAGTACGCCAGCCCAACGCGGGCTTCACCTGCGCCCACTTTCAACTCGACGGCCCGCACCGGGTCGTCTCAACGGCGGGCACCCGACGGTGGCTGCTGGCGCCGGAGTACATGTACCCGATCGAGCGCGCCACCGGCAGCGGCCTGGTCGGGCCGTGGCGCACCCCCGACCTCGGTGACCTACCGGCCGGACTCAATCCCGGCGGGATCGAACCGTGGGGGATCAGCAACTTCCAGATCTTTCCCAACCTGGAGATCCTGATCTACGGCGGCTGGTACCTGGTGTACCGGTACTGGCCCACCTCGTACAACACGCACCGCTACGAGGCCTACACCTATTTCCATCCGGCCCGCACGGTCCGGGAGCGGATCGAACACGAGGTGGCCGCCGTCGTTCTCAAGGAGTTCGCGCTGCAGGACGCCGGGATGCTCGGCGGCACCCAGGCGGCGCTCGAGTATGACGTGATCGATGAGTTCCCCGTCAATGACCAGGAGATCCTGGTCCGTCATCTGCACAAGACCGCCGTCGATTGGGTGGCTGCCTACCGGAGCGAACGCACCCCGGCGGGAGCGTCGCAGTGA
- a CDS encoding aromatic ring-hydroxylating oxygenase subunit alpha, protein MARFPKPAEGSWTQHYPELGTGPVSYEDSISPEIYELERKAIFKRAWLNVGRVEQVPRTGSYFTKEMKAANTSIIVVRSKSGAINAFHNVCRHRGNKLVWDDMPLEDTSGMCRQFICKYHAWRYDLDGNLTFVQQEEEFFDLDKSRYGLVSVHCEVWAGFIFVNFAETPEQSLPEFLGPMITDLEGYPFDKLTSRFTYRSEVKANWKLYMDAFQEFYHAPVLHANQSPTAYSKAAAESGFEAPHYQIEGPHRLVSTSGVRAWEMADEMRKPIEDICQSGLFGPWDKPDLGEMPVGLNPAKCDPWGLDSFQLFPNFVILFWSQGWYLTYHYWPTSFNTHTFECTLYFPQPRTARERLGQELAAASFKEYGLQDANTLEATQTSIESRVVTEFHLCDQEILLRHFHQETAAWIDDYQRTTAGV, encoded by the coding sequence ATGGCTCGGTTTCCCAAACCAGCTGAAGGCAGCTGGACGCAGCACTACCCCGAACTCGGCACCGGACCGGTGTCCTACGAGGATTCCATCAGTCCCGAAATCTACGAACTGGAGCGCAAGGCGATCTTCAAGCGGGCCTGGCTCAACGTCGGCCGCGTCGAACAGGTGCCCCGCACCGGCAGCTACTTCACCAAGGAGATGAAGGCGGCCAACACGTCGATCATCGTCGTGCGCAGCAAGTCCGGCGCCATCAACGCGTTCCACAACGTGTGCCGGCACCGCGGCAACAAGTTGGTCTGGGACGACATGCCCTTGGAAGACACCAGCGGGATGTGTCGGCAGTTCATCTGCAAATACCACGCCTGGCGTTACGACCTGGACGGCAATCTCACCTTCGTCCAGCAGGAGGAGGAGTTCTTCGACCTGGACAAGAGCCGCTATGGACTGGTGTCGGTGCACTGCGAGGTGTGGGCCGGGTTCATCTTCGTCAACTTCGCCGAAACCCCCGAGCAGTCGCTGCCCGAGTTTCTCGGACCGATGATCACCGACCTGGAGGGCTATCCCTTCGACAAGCTGACCTCGCGGTTCACCTACCGCTCGGAGGTGAAGGCGAACTGGAAGCTCTACATGGACGCGTTCCAGGAGTTCTACCACGCACCGGTACTGCATGCGAACCAGTCGCCGACCGCCTACTCGAAGGCCGCCGCCGAGTCGGGTTTCGAGGCACCCCACTATCAGATCGAGGGCCCGCATCGGTTGGTGAGCACCTCCGGAGTGCGGGCCTGGGAGATGGCCGACGAGATGCGTAAGCCGATCGAGGACATCTGCCAAAGCGGGTTGTTCGGCCCGTGGGACAAGCCCGATCTCGGCGAGATGCCGGTCGGCCTCAACCCGGCCAAATGTGATCCGTGGGGTCTGGATTCATTTCAGCTGTTCCCGAACTTCGTCATCTTGTTCTGGAGTCAAGGTTGGTACCTGACGTATCACTACTGGCCGACCTCGTTCAACACCCACACCTTTGAGTGCACGCTGTACTTTCCGCAGCCCCGTACCGCTCGCGAACGGCTGGGTCAGGAGTTGGCGGCCGCGTCGTTCAAGGAGTACGGCCTGCAGGACGCGAACACCCTCGAGGCGACCCAAACCTCGATCGAGTCCCGCGTGGTCACCGAGTTCCACCTGTGCGACCAGGAGATTCTGCTGCGTCACTTCCACCAGGAGACCGCCGCGTGGATCGACGACTACCAGCGCACGACAGCCGGAGTGTGA
- a CDS encoding winged helix-turn-helix transcriptional regulator codes for MSDLAESSAPLSCSVFGAVEAIGDAWSWLLLSDAIIDRTHRFDAFQNRLQIARSTLSARLSSLCANGLMAQDGRDYTLTPAGADFFMCAMTAMAWGDRWYSDGEPVPLRVAHIGCRDRIRAELRCAACNEVIHARDVSFDRRPGALDAGPDTAARRRAPNLDLLQRPRRSSIAATLQVLGDRWSALIIRELFYGTARFEEFLQHLGIATNILSQRLQHLVDHGIIEKQAYQTRPPRYEYRLTAKGLDLYPVPLSMLAWGDRWLAKGQPPVRLTHLRCGEALSPRLSCSECARPLTRSEVSFVRRH; via the coding sequence GTGTCGGACCTGGCCGAGTCATCTGCGCCGCTCAGCTGTTCGGTGTTCGGCGCCGTCGAGGCCATTGGGGATGCCTGGTCATGGTTGCTGCTCAGCGACGCGATCATCGACCGCACCCACCGGTTCGATGCGTTTCAGAACCGCCTGCAGATCGCGCGCTCGACCCTGAGCGCGCGCCTGTCGTCGTTGTGCGCCAACGGGTTGATGGCGCAGGACGGCCGCGACTACACCCTCACCCCGGCCGGAGCCGACTTCTTCATGTGCGCGATGACCGCGATGGCCTGGGGCGATCGTTGGTATTCCGACGGCGAACCGGTCCCGCTGCGGGTGGCTCACATCGGCTGTCGTGACCGGATTCGGGCTGAGCTGCGCTGCGCCGCGTGCAACGAGGTGATCCACGCGCGTGACGTCAGCTTCGACCGGCGACCGGGCGCGCTCGACGCGGGCCCGGATACCGCCGCGCGGCGGCGCGCGCCCAATCTGGATCTGCTGCAGCGCCCGCGGCGCAGTTCCATCGCCGCCACCCTCCAGGTCCTCGGCGACCGCTGGAGCGCGCTGATCATCCGCGAATTGTTCTACGGCACGGCCCGTTTCGAGGAGTTCCTGCAACACCTCGGTATCGCCACCAACATTCTGAGCCAGCGCCTCCAGCACCTCGTCGACCATGGCATCATCGAAAAGCAGGCCTATCAAACACGGCCGCCGCGCTACGAATACCGGCTCACCGCCAAGGGGCTGGATTTGTATCCGGTGCCGTTGTCGATGTTGGCTTGGGGGGACCGGTGGTTGGCGAAGGGGCAGCCACCCGTTCGACTGACCCATCTTCGATGCGGCGAGGCGTTGTCGCCGCGGCTCAGTTGCAGCGAATGCGCCCGGCCTCTCACCCGATCCGAGGTCAGCTTCGTCCGCCGG
- a CDS encoding TauD/TfdA dioxygenase family protein has translation MSVLTLNKLTSSVGAEVVGVDPDRLATDDGLGAAVLDALEDNGVLVFHDLHLAPAAQVAFAQRLGAIDRSADGHHPVSGIYPITLDRTKNSAAEYLKATFDWHIDGCTPIGEECPQKATVLSAIHVAAHGGETEFANSYAAYDSLSESEQRHYETLRVVHSLQASQSRVYPNPTEEQLVRWRARPTHEHPLVWTHRSGRKSLVLGASADHIAGMDVEEGRALLDALLAHATSPDKVYSHHWSVGDTVIWDNQGVLHRAAPYDPDSPREMLRTTVLGDEPIQ, from the coding sequence ATGAGCGTGTTGACCCTCAACAAACTGACCTCCTCGGTGGGCGCCGAAGTCGTGGGTGTCGACCCCGATCGCCTCGCCACCGACGACGGTCTCGGCGCCGCAGTCCTCGACGCCCTGGAGGACAACGGGGTGCTGGTCTTTCACGATCTGCATCTGGCGCCGGCGGCGCAGGTGGCGTTTGCGCAGCGTCTGGGCGCGATCGACCGCTCCGCCGACGGCCACCACCCGGTGTCGGGGATCTATCCGATCACCCTCGATCGAACGAAGAACAGCGCGGCCGAGTATCTCAAGGCCACGTTCGACTGGCACATCGACGGCTGCACACCCATCGGCGAGGAGTGCCCACAGAAAGCCACGGTGCTCTCCGCGATCCACGTTGCCGCCCATGGCGGGGAGACGGAGTTCGCCAACTCGTATGCGGCCTACGACTCGTTGAGTGAGTCCGAGCAACGGCATTACGAGACGCTGCGGGTGGTGCACTCCCTGCAGGCCTCGCAGAGTCGGGTCTACCCGAACCCCACCGAGGAGCAACTGGTCCGCTGGCGCGCCCGACCCACCCACGAACACCCCTTGGTGTGGACGCACCGCAGCGGCCGGAAGTCGTTGGTGTTGGGGGCCTCTGCGGATCACATCGCCGGGATGGACGTCGAGGAGGGACGGGCGCTGCTCGATGCGCTGCTGGCCCACGCCACCTCCCCGGACAAGGTGTACAGCCACCACTGGTCGGTGGGCGACACCGTGATCTGGGACAACCAGGGGGTCCTGCACCGCGCGGCGCCCTACGATCCGGACTCGCCGCGGGAGATGCTGCGCACCACGGTGCTCGGCGACGAACCCATCCAGTAG